Genomic DNA from Theobroma cacao cultivar B97-61/B2 chromosome 3, Criollo_cocoa_genome_V2, whole genome shotgun sequence:
ttttgtttcataaaatccatgaagagcatttaaaaataaactctagataatttacaataataataggtatactcaccgtttgtacaaattaaatgctttctaggtgccccgatcactgtttgttaggtacgacttccttacctttatcggaaggctctcctcctagacatattgcaaaaatttcacaatttaccacattaatgctaaatcactattcaattgacttaaatcctatactaatgcatggtatgaaatgcaatagcctaaaacggcttaaacgcggtattaacctatttttggcactttacccgataaattgctaacgcgctctattttagctctaaattgtcccattttctctccaacatttctaaccattaaatatcagccaataaNNNNNNNNNNNNNNNNNNNNNNNNNNNNNNNNNNNNNNNNNNNNNNNNNNNNNNNNNNNNNNNNNNNNNNNNNNNNNNNNNNNNNNNNNNNNNNNNNNNNNNNNNNNNNNNNNNNNNNNNNNNNNNNNNNNNNNNNNNNNNNNNNNNNNNNNNNNNNNNNNNNNNNNNNNNNNNNNNNNNNNNNNNNNNNNNNNNNNNNNNNNNNNNNNNNNNNNNNNNNNNNNNNNNNNNNNNNNNNNNNNNNNNNNNNNNNNNNNNNNNNNNNNNNNNNNNNNNNNNNNNNNNNNNNNNNNNNNNNNNNNNNNNNNNNNNNNNNNNNNNNNNNNNNNNNNNNNNNNNNNNNNNNNNNNNNNNNNNNNNNNNNNNNNNNNNNNNNNNNNNNNNNNNNNNNNNNNNNNNNNNNNNNNNNNNNNNNNNNNNNNNNNNNNNNNNNNNNNNNNNNNNNNNNNNNNNNNNNNNNNNNNNNNNNNNNNNNNNNNNNNNNNNNNNNNNNNNNNNNNNNNNNNNNNNNNNNNNNNNNNNNNNNNNNNNNNNNNNNNNNNNNNNNNNNNNNNNNNNNNNNNNNNNNNNNNNNNNNNNNNNNNNNNNNNNNNNNNNNNNNNNNNNNNNNNNNNNNNNNNNNNNNNNNNNNNNNNNNNNNNNNNNNNNNNNNNNNNNNNNNNNNNNNNNNNNNNNNNNNNNNNNNNNNNNNNNNNNNNNNNNNNNNNNNNNNNNNNNNNNNNNNNNNNNNNNNNNNNNNNNNNNNNNNNNNNNNNNNNNNNNNNNNNNNNNNNNNNNNNNNNNNNNNNNNNNNNNNNNNNNNNNNNNNNNNNNNNNNNNNNNNNNNNNNNNNNNNNNNNNNNNNNNNNNNNNNNNNNNNNNNNNNNNNNNNNNNNNNNNNNNNNNNNNNNNNNNNNNNNNNNNNNNNNNNNNNNNNNNNNNNNNNNNNNNNNNNNNNNNNNNNNNNNNNNNNNNNNNNNNNNNNNNNNNNNNNNNNNNNNNNNNNNNNNNNNNNNNNNNNNNNNNNNNNNNNNNNNNNNNNNNNNNNNNNNNNNNNNNNNNNNNNNNNNNNNNNNNNNNNNNNNNNNNNNNNNNNNNNNNNNNNNNNNNNNNNNNNNNNNNNNNNNNNNNNNNNNNNNNNNNNNNNNNNNNNNNNNNNNNNNNNNNNNNNNNNNNNNNNNNNNNNNNNNNNNNNNNNNNNNNNNNNNNNNNNNNNNNNNNNNNNNNNNNNNNNNNNNNNNNNNNNNNNNNNNNNNNNNNNNNNNNNNNNNNNNNNNNNNNNNNNNNNNNNNNNNNNNNNNNNNNNNNNNNNNNNNNNNNNNNNNNNNNNNNNNNNNNNNNNNNNNNNNNNNNNNNNNNNNNNNNNNNNNNNNNNNNNNNNNNNNNNNNNNNNNNNNNNNNNNNNNNNNNNNNNNNNNNNNNNNNNNNNNNNNNNNNNNNNNNNNNNNNNNNNNNNNNNNNNNNNNNNNNNNNNNNNNNNNNNNNNNNNNNNNNNNNNNNNNNNNNNNNNNNNNNNNNNNNNNNNNNNNNNNNNNNNNNNNNNNNNNNNNNNNNNNNNNNNNNNNNNNNNNNNNNNNNNNNNNNNNNNNNNNNNNNNNNNNNNNNNNNNNNNNNNNNNNNNNNNNNNNNNNNNNNNNNNNNNNNNNNNNNNNNNNNNNNNNNNNNNNNNNNNNNNNNNNNNNNNNNNNNNNNNNNNNNNNNNNNNNNNNNNNNNNNNNNNNNNNNNNNNNNNNNNNNNNNNNNNNNNNNNNNNNNNNNNNNNNNNNNNNNNNNNNNNNNNNNNNNNNNNNNNNNNNNNNNNNNNNNNNNNNNNNNNNNNNagatttatgacatagtatatatatatatatatatatatatatatatatatatcaacattatacagaaacatatgaattcatcacactatccatttcataacataaaacatttcacaagggcttgttcccgtgcgagttttgaagataaaactaataaaatgctttaggggattcaatcaaacatacatGTGTATATCCaaaaacctttttaatgcaagttcactcgcCGATActtgttgaacctttaatcgactctaacttccctaatggtccaaatggcgCTGAggggccttgttggaacctatcacgcacaaaaacatcacaaccaatccaatttacattaatatcattCCAAAAGTTGTTTCCCAATTCAAGCTTCAATAGCCCTTCCTATCTaccttccaattaccatttgattaGCTATTCCATTTCTCTACTttagtaacactagaaatagataaacagTTTCAACAAATAACACAACTCATAACTCTAATTACTAGCCATCATCAATAACTTAAAACCAATCctaattcatcactcaccttgatggatggtaatgaaatttcttcccaagagtcctcaagctatcatgaaacctctctttctctctctacaaagttTAGctggtgagagaaagtattaaagaaagacttttaagggtttgtttAAAGTGAAGGAGTAAAGGAGTATGAAAAACCTTACAATAGGATGTGTAAAGCACGAAAATTGAGGTTAGTTTGAGAGagtgatggaagcttgagagaaactttcatggaagaagagaaaaacgtgagatgggagggggaagaagaagaagaagttgcagGAGAATTgtggaagctgctggaaaagatgagatctttatagttaaagcttatctaatttctcatgcaattacaataatgccttTAACAAGGCCATTTGTCTTCCTCAttttcttgtgcaatctttttactcttttgacactggaaaaaggtccaaaatcctttaaaagaggtcccttaagtagcccccaaaaatcctagcttcaaaaattCCCTAAACTTGTTATTTATGGAAATTACGGTGAGGGTCGCGACTCTCAATTTCTAGCACCGCGGCGCTCAAATGTTTTGTCCAAATCTATTCTTTTGGCACAGTACTTTCAATTTGACAaggattttgaccaccttcctgTCAAAATtgggtaaagtggtaaacatcaaagttgtatccccacttcttatctttctaatggtctaaaaatcatgttatttggacttttgtagtgggatatattcttgaaaaactgaaacatatgcaaatagagcaataGCCCactatgcacctttcttcaccaattgaaattattttttaaccctactcctataacgacataaaataattataagtaacataaaactagcatcattagctcaaattaaatctttaaacataagttctaTCTCAAGTTACATGTTTATGAAGGTCGATGTTTCACAGTTATGTCTCATGAAGAAGCTGAACAACATGGTAATCAACTCAATTAAAATGAGATATACAATGCTTCCCATATACCACAACATTCGGTCTGTAACCCACAAAAATGGTAATTGACGTACGCACAAGAGTTTGTGTAGCCCGGTAGATACACgacattcacaaaataattgGTTGCACAATTCTAATCAGGATGTGCATTGAACCAATTAGTTACTTGTGTCCAACAAATGCAACGATCAAGTGAAACTGTACAGGGTGTAATGgcattttcaaatgagaaTGCAACACTTGAGGACAACATTACTACATTGGAGGGTGACATTGTGATGCTCGAGGATAATGCTACATCTgatgagggaaatgaggatttgttcCCTACCGgtgaagataaatttgatGACAATTCGGATGATGGGCCTAATGAATGGCATGATGAGAGTTCAGACGATGACTGGCTTTATGACAGTGACATTccaatttgcaataatgttgaaggTGAAACGGAACCTGTTAGAGGTGTTGATGTAGGAGATGTTCAGTGTGATGACcccatatacaataaccccATCGCTGATGAGAACGAGATTCGTTCCCCTGATACATTGCTCCATGAAAGTTATTAGGAAAGGGGAAATGTAGGGATATCTCGTAGGTGGGTAATTTCAGGTGCAAAAAGGTTTGCCTTCCAAACAATTACAACCGAGGAGTCAGCATGTGCCGATGATCGCTTATAGAAAggaagaatattttccttgAAGGCCTAGTTGAAACAagctttgaacatgttggcTCTAAAAAAGCAGTTTgggataagagtaaaaaggtcatgtaaagCTCTTTATGAGGTTGGCTACAAAtacaaggcatgcaagtttaGTGTGCGTGCAATGAAGTTACTTGAAGGAGAagaatattggcaagttcGGACGTTTCACAAAGTACACATGTTTACTGTCGATGGTTTGCAAGGGCGATTTGCAACTAAGAGTGAGAAGAtaattggtgaacttatgtcacacaagCTTCAGGCTAATGGAGTAGCATTGAGACCTAAAGACATAATTAGTGAGATGAGGGTTCAATGGGGATTGGAATGCTTGTATGGTAAGGCCTGGGAAGCGAAAGAGTATACGGAGAGGCTTGTTTTTGATCCCCCCGAGGAGTCATTTCAGCTACTACCctcgtatttttatatgttggaacaagaaaatctCAGCATAGTCACTGTAGTGGCTACTGATGAGGCagaaagattcaaatattgtttctggGCATACGGGCTTGTATTTTGGAGTTTATGGATGTAATGAGTCTTATGGTTGTAATTGATGTGACATATTTGAAAGGCAGGTTCAAGGGTGTTCTGTTTTTCGCTGAATGCAAAGATGCGAATGAGTGCATATATCTAGTTGTGTTTGGCATCGGCCATATTGAGGACGAAGACTCGTGGACGTGGTTTCTTAGCAAGCTGCGTGATGCGGTTGGTTGTCTTGAAAACACTATgttcattttttatcaaaatctcaacattaagaaagcaatccaaaatgcatacccAGAAGCGCACCGTGGTTTATGCAGGTACCACTTGAAGacaaactttaaaaataaattcaagcGCGACAACGTTTctatgattttcacccttgctcAAGATTGCTATAAGCTTTTTGATTTCAACAGACATATGAACTAGCTCAAGCATATTCACGCAGAAGCCCATGCTGACCTTATGAGAATAGGCCCTGAGAGATGGACACGTGCCTATTCACTGGCAAGGCGATACCAAAtaatgacatccaacattgcggaatgtgttaactcatgcttgaagcatgcaagacaaatgccAATCATTGTTTTGATCGAGTTCATCAGAGACATGTTCCAGCGTTGGTTCCATGATTGATACGAAGAGGCCGTCAAGGTGACCACGCCCCTCAGCCCTTTGGTTGCCAGGCAGTTGAGCGAATGGTTCAATAATTGACATCGCTTTGTGGTTAAACATATCAATCGAGTGGAGTTAAAGTTAAAGATGGGAAGATGGATGGACTTGTAAACCTGTCCACGAAGACgtgttcatgttgtgagttcTAAACAGATTTACTACTATGCAGCCATGCCATTGTAGCAATAAGGTCaacatatctttatttcttatttgaaccaTAATTGACATAGCATTTACATAGTGCTTAAACATTGAGTTCATTGTATTTTTTAGTAAATGCATATGTGAAGCCATTGAATTTTGCACTGACTACTACAAGATAATCGTTTTGGTGGAGGGTTATGCGGGGTTCATTCACCCGGTAAGGCATCCTAAtgagtgggacatccccctcatgtgaaacaaattgtcGTATTGCCACTACCTTGGCGAGGCCCAACGGGAAGACTAAGGAGGAGAAGGATTCCATCGGCCAGTGAAGGCAGTCGAGCACGGAGATGTTCATAATGCAAGAGGCAGGGCATAAAAGATAGAATTGCCCATCCCCATTTGCAAATTCCATCCACAAATCCGGTACCATCTCCAAGTCAATCGGTGCCTCCACAAGTGCGTCGACCAAAAGCATGTTTAAGTTACAGACAAACCGGTCACACACGCAACAATTGTCCAATACGAAGGACAATGTCTAAAAATGTAAGGTGTCTTGTGGATGAAGACTGCTTGTCGGCCTAACTAAATGTGTAACCCATGTGCAATAcctttgtcaaaattttctgTTGCAGTATCTTACAGTCATTCATATTTGGGTTTTGGGCTTGTTAGTTTCCTCTTGTAGAtgagtctttattttttttattaattttgtagatatattatttgattattcatttcattttgttcGTAGCTTTGAACACTAAATAGACTTGCGAAGTCCCTATACTGTTACCCTCTTTCTCACATTGTATTACGACttgtattaaacaattaatgatttaattaaattcctttctatttcatttgatttaaccTTTTATATTCTTACAACCAAATCTCTTAAgagatataaaattaattcgTCAAACTTTAGTAGCTTTCTAAATCctaatattcaattttttttgtaattttttaattacaacgtttattttatcttattaatacatccatataaaactttaagccaatcatttaacaaaataataataatattgtacCAAAGAGTTTACTTCAAAGGATGCAAgtatagaaagagaaaatttttgactaattaaaaacatatcatatgaAATTTAAGATTAAAACACATGACTTGaccaaacaaatttaaaaaatttatggatCATCCAATGAAATTTCATCTATGAatcatcataattattttttattaaattaaaacattttaaaaataaaattaaaatataaggaTGAAAATTcctcaaaaatatataatgcTAAGCTAATTAAAGAAATGCCACATGGCAattttcatcatcaagtgTGGGGGTTGAGATTAAGCTGTAATTGTTAGATGTCAATGACATCTTGTGGTGACACACTGAGTGGAAGCAGATACTTGGCATGACACGCTAAGTGCATGCAGATTTCTGTGGTGACACGGCATGCCTCAATTATGGTGACACGTTGAGTGGAAGCAGATACTTGGCGTGACATGCTGAGTGCATGTAAATTTCTatggtgacacgctgacttcttacagtattgtggggtgacacggcATGCCCTATCTTGGGGTGACATGCTGAGTGGAAGCAGATACTTGGCGTGACACACTGAGTGCATGCAGATTTCTATAGTGACACGTTGATTTCTTACAatattgtggggtgacacggTAGGCCCCATCTTGTGCTGACACGTTGAGTGGAAACAGATACTTGACATGACACACTAAGTTCATGCAGATTTTGGTGGTGACACGTTGACTTCTTGTAGCATTATGGGGTGACATGGCACGTTCTAATTATGGTGACACATTGAGTGGAAGTAGATACTTGGCGTGACACGCTGACTTGTTCCAGTATTCAGGGGTGCCACGCCATGCCCCAATGGGGTGACATGCCATGTGGTtacaatattaatttaaaggCACTTTGTTTgaattgagaaagaaaaagtattgTATAAAATGTacgaatattaaaattaataaaattaattgtatatacaaaaaaaatgtatagATAAGGGCCGATATGTTCAGGGTTCACTCTCACAActgttggaaaaaatttcTAGAGTGTATTAGTGACGCATATTTGGAATCATATTCTACTTAACTCTGATCAattttgattgcaaaatatcgTCAATGTACCCTATCATGAACATACCGCAACTGACACATCATTCTGTcgatgcactttagcttttgGCAAATGAATTTCCAATGGCATTAGTGCCAAATCTAGTGTCTTTCGgcatgttttgttgaaattacTAGCTTGGTGGCAGATGATTGGCATAATTATCGTAAGGGGTGTCATCTAAGTCGCACGCACTCCGTTATCCTTAGTATTCGAAGTTCTTACGGAGTCCACCTTGATCGTCCACCTTACCAACTCGATCTTCGCTACCACCCAATGCCCACCCACATTGTAAGGCCCGAGGATGAAATAGacatcttcccattttttaCCGTATGTCGACTTTTCACCCTCCACATACCCCTGTAACTCATCTAGAATTTCCATAGTCGACTAGGCATCTTTAGTTGGAAATGTGGTGTGTAGCATATGGATGGTGTCCTATGAAGCATGTATACATGAGCTTACACTTAATGCAATAAAAAACTtagtattttcaaaattgaaaaattttcaaataaacttacgAAGAATATCGTGTCAACCACGCATGCACGGGCAGTGTATAACTTTGACTTCGACTCTGTCATCCACTTACAAAGTATGCTGAGGCATGTGTCTATTTGTTTACTAGTCATTTCTTCTTTGGGATCCTCTAATGTTGTGAAAAAGTCAGCCCCTTGATCCCCTAAGATCCAGACGTTACGCCTACATATGTAACAAAATGAGTTTGACAAGCCTTGGTGGATTAATGCTTCATTgaaaacaatatttgcattGTTATTTTTGAGCTTACCTCGCACACTTGTCTTTTTTGAAAGCTTCGTATGCTTCAATTGTTGTGCTTTTTACATCACGATGGCTCAATAAGGGGTCGACATATGGGCTTGCCCTGTATTTGCTCACCATTTTCAGCTATGCCCGCTCAGTTGGGTTTGAAATTTGTACTGCACGATGATGGACATCAGATGACTCTAGTGACGACAACCGTGACCTGCTGGCTTCAGGAGTGCTCTGAAGAAGATGGTCCCCTCCTGCTACTACCTCGACTAATGCATCGACCTGAGGAAGATGCTCTCCTTCAGCCACGACTGAGTGAAGGTCCCCCTTCCCTCCCGTAGATGCATCGATAATCGAATCAGCCTCAAGAATAGGGTCTCTTTCAGTAATATCTAATTGAAGGGTCACATCCCCTACCATAGCATCATCTAGATTGGCCTCAGGAACAGGGTCTCGGTCAACACCAACAACGTCATTGTGAATGTAAACACCAGGTTCATCATGCTGCccatcatcagcatcatcGTGGTCCTCACCAACATCATGAGATGAAGGACCGCCCTACAGAACGACACAAATGGGAAAATCCGTTAGCTCATAAAAAACCACAAACCATAACTCGAGAACAAAAAATAGAACTACACCTACTAAACGTAAACGACCAATATATGAGCGAAGATAGAATAACGTACTTATAATTTCAGATCGTCTAGAATCCGAGCAATGACATGATCCTCAAACATCTGCATCGCCAAAGTCAGGGATTGAATTGAAGCCTTCAACTCTGACATGTCTTTTTTATACTGGTGCATGATTCGTCGCAACTGACACTTCGTGACTACTCCATCATTGACTCTTGTCGAATGGGTCAACTGCAATAACATATATTactgtgttattcaataatcatatatggaattgttgagCATTACCCCTTAgaactttaatatccttaccGGTGGCTCTTTACAACTACGTTGTTAAGTAGGACCGATCAGTCTTTGAGAAGCTATTGTCGCCTCCCTCAATTGGAATAATAGAAATTACTGTGTTACTCGATAAACATATGTGGAAATGTTGAACATAAACCGTTAGAATCGATATTATTAATGGGTCGTTAGCACTGTGCGTTTGAGGAGGACCTCTTAGTGGTTGAGGAACTGTCGTCGCATGGTCCAATTGCAAatacaaatatgttttttgaTAATCACATATGGGATTGTTGAACACAAATCATTATAACCATCCTTACCGGCTTGTTGTTAGCATTGTGAGTCTGAGAAGGACCTATCGGTGGTTATAGAGCTATCGTCGCATGTTCAAACTATAAACACAGATATGTTATTTGATAATcacatatggaattgttgaacacaaaTCGTTAGCACCGTCCTTATCGGCTCTTCACTGCCATTACCATGGTCGTCACCTTCTTCCATCAACTCGAAGACTGATTGCTCATCAACTCCAATAGTGACGGTATGCCTTAGCTACATGGCACCAGTGGCACTTTTATGCTTCAAGTTTCTCCTCTTTTCCCTCACACCTAAGCCCCAGTCCGCTTGATCCTCCATGTGCCCTATTGGCATGTATTTGTGaaacctcaacctctatagacccgtaactagaagtagatgcgataacacggactaggggtaattttgtcattttcttggtgagctcctaaaAGTAGATTtcctaatattattaaggcctaagtaggcctaaggagtaaatgaatgatgtataacatgataaataaatgaagaaaataaaaataatgataatttctatagtatgggtaaaatggtcatttttcatctcgggtcaaaatttttaacttttcgtGAACccaagtatttctagactactatggactttgtcttagtgctaaagaagtaaaaagaatgTGTAAAGGTAAGGGGAAGACAAAGTGagcttgttaagggcattttggtcatttatgtaagaattggataaactttaggcataaatatctaactctctagcagcttttcttcttccttccatcCTTCTCATGTTTTCTTaccttccatggaagcttgctttgaaacctccataaattttctcaagttaaccccaattttcatgcttttgtgcaccttttcacaaagtcctttgtgctctttgactctcaccttaaaaccctcagaAGTCTTATTTtgatactttctctcactagttaggtgttttagagagagaaagagagacttcCTATACTAGCTTGAGGACTTTTGAGAAGGAGTTCAATTAcgaagctaccaaggtgagtaaagaaattgagttgatttttaagttgttgagaatggctagtggttagatttgtgagtgttttgtagttgaggtagtttattcattttagtgtgactaggatagtgaaaatagatagccacttaatggtacTTGGAAGCTAGCTAGGAATAACTAatagaacatgatttaggagatagcttttagaattatggttatgtgaattgagttgatttgtgatgctattgtgtgtaataggttccaacgagactcTACATCCCCATTCGGACCATTAGTGGAAATTGGAGTCGATTTAATAATCAACGAGGACTAGTGAGTGAGCTTgcattaaaaatgttttggaataaatgattatgtgcttgattgaaccacttgaaatattttattggtttttctttaaaattgcatgggaacaagcccttaatGAAATGTAGTATGTTGTGAATGtgtaatatgatgaatccttgtgctcctatattatatggatatatatatatatatgttgtgtatggatagttaatattgtgtaataaatatagTCGTGCATGTGCGCGAGGTGGGGGAgcacatgctggtgatgatggGTGTAGAAGTGTGGACGATGATATTGCCtatgcgcgatgtgggggttgAACATAATGGCATTAGTTATGTGCAatgtgggggtgcacacgatgactctaGATATGTGTGCGATGTGAGGGTtacacatgagctgagtgaGGCAGTAGTGTTAttcgtgtttatatatgtatatatatatacttatgcaatagaaagtttatgaatatggtatatgattGCAATGTATGTGGAATCCtgcatgttgaaccttggatgttgctaagtattttcaaactgatttttttattacaggGATATGGCCCTTTCTTAATGTAataagaaatttcttttaggtgttctgtttctcgctgcaacgagaatgaatctagctgtagtgagaaactctcgagttggGAGGCTTGCTGGAGTCCTATAA
This window encodes:
- the LOC108661147 gene encoding uncharacterized protein LOC108661147 encodes the protein MLALKKQFGIRVKRSCKALYEVGYKYKACKFSVRAMKLLEGEEYWQVRTFHKVHMFTVDGLQGRFATKSEKIIGELMSHKLQANGVALRPKDIISEMRVQWGLECLYGKAWEAKEYTERLVFDPPEESFQLLPSYFYMLEQENLSIVTVVATDEAERFKYCFWAYGLVFWSLWMFKGVLFFAECKDANECIYLVVFGIGHIEDEDSWTWFLSKLRDATYELAQAYSRRSPC